One Propionispora hippei DSM 15287 genomic region harbors:
- a CDS encoding YcxB family protein: protein MNEVLFHLKGSISLKDAINFTYETTARMYLLVSLLMLIIVSSVLKQESIWLFSSLVIALACGYYWGMRHIAKRNYLSNQLMQQEATYEFLKTGVQVSFESGSSMVPWDKVYKVTVSRNCFAIFLSRKQALLLPQIWFTSKSNKDFEDLLYSLIPKKKFKKSILF, encoded by the coding sequence GTGAATGAAGTATTATTTCACTTAAAAGGATCAATTTCTTTAAAAGATGCAATTAATTTTACTTATGAAACAACAGCAAGAATGTACTTACTCGTAAGCCTGCTCATGCTAATCATTGTTTCATCTGTGCTAAAGCAAGAAAGCATATGGCTATTTTCAAGCCTTGTCATAGCCTTAGCCTGCGGTTATTATTGGGGAATGAGGCACATTGCTAAAAGAAATTATCTATCAAATCAATTAATGCAACAAGAAGCTACTTATGAGTTTTTAAAAACAGGTGTCCAGGTTAGCTTTGAAAGCGGCTCCAGTATGGTTCCCTGGGATAAAGTATATAAAGTTACTGTTTCAAGAAATTGCTTTGCTATTTTCTTAAGCCGAAAACAAGCGCTTCTTTTACCCCAAATTTGGTTCACTTCGAAAAGCAACAAAGATTTCGAAGATCTTTTATATTCTTTAATCCCTAAAAAGAAATTTAAAAAAAGTATATTGTTTTAG
- a CDS encoding DUF2939 domain-containing protein, translating into MAQIDQIVHPTPKQKIILILEIALVVILLSSGLGYWYWIHTPQYSLKQIQEAVKNHDLQTFEKYVDIDSVTSRMIDQLIDSKINAKNEVQDEAGNLAKGFIQFIKPQLTAMAKDQIRSLVEKGSTLQPSTPGQAEPPDAPKFSVNDIYNNKVGTPDFKGVDYVNKDGKIASVGLKLFYPKLNANVVLEVRMRKLDGYWQIAEISNIPAFLSKLAELEEKKLAEINQPIISEMNNTFKINSVRMVPVQANSFTKAVTFPTEISFLSQKNITEFNVLILAKNQAGKLVLKMPASSAVSSDPGETTTITWSKKINPFISSDAALFNTPPDQLSIEIKPISIKFADGTQLKLSEKLP; encoded by the coding sequence ATGGCGCAAATCGACCAAATAGTTCACCCCACCCCTAAACAAAAGATCATACTCATTTTAGAAATTGCACTTGTAGTTATTTTATTGTCCAGTGGTTTGGGTTATTGGTATTGGATACATACCCCTCAATATTCATTGAAACAAATTCAAGAAGCAGTAAAAAACCACGATCTGCAGACATTTGAGAAGTATGTCGATATTGACAGTGTTACCTCGAGAATGATTGATCAATTAATAGATTCAAAAATAAATGCTAAAAACGAGGTACAAGATGAGGCCGGTAATCTTGCCAAGGGGTTTATCCAATTTATCAAACCACAGTTAACCGCGATGGCAAAAGATCAAATCCGTTCTCTTGTAGAAAAGGGTTCTACGTTACAGCCTTCTACCCCAGGACAGGCAGAACCCCCTGATGCTCCAAAATTCTCAGTTAACGATATCTATAATAACAAAGTTGGTACTCCCGATTTTAAAGGCGTTGACTATGTTAACAAAGACGGGAAAATAGCTAGTGTTGGTTTAAAATTATTCTATCCCAAGCTAAATGCTAATGTAGTTCTCGAAGTTAGAATGCGTAAACTAGATGGCTATTGGCAAATTGCAGAAATCAGCAATATACCGGCTTTTTTAAGCAAGCTAGCTGAGTTAGAAGAAAAAAAATTAGCTGAAATAAATCAGCCAATTATAAGTGAAATGAATAATACGTTTAAGATTAACAGCGTACGGATGGTTCCAGTTCAGGCAAATTCTTTCACGAAAGCGGTTACCTTCCCCACGGAAATTTCATTTTTAAGCCAAAAGAATATCACCGAATTTAATGTTTTAATCTTAGCAAAAAACCAAGCAGGAAAACTGGTTTTAAAAATGCCTGCAAGCTCCGCTGTTTCCAGCGACCCAGGTGAGACAACTACTATAACCTGGAGTAAAAAAATCAATCCTTTTATCAGTTCTGATGCTGCTTTGTTTAATACACCGCCGGATCAGCTATCAATTGAAATCAAACCAATATCTATTAAATTTGCTGATGGAACCCAATTAAAGCTCAGCGAAAAATTGCCGTAA
- a CDS encoding thioesterase family protein produces MEINLTVGMLGEKSEPVTSHNTAIQYGSGSVAVYATPAMVGLMEGACVNTVDAHLPEGMSTVGIDLKIKHTAATPVGMTVRAEATLTGINGKRLTFAIKAFDDKEQIGEGSHERYIINVEKFLQKAGAKKN; encoded by the coding sequence ATGGAGATAAATTTGACAGTTGGTATGCTTGGTGAAAAGAGCGAGCCGGTAACAAGCCATAACACGGCAATCCAATATGGCAGCGGCAGCGTAGCGGTCTATGCAACCCCAGCGATGGTCGGACTGATGGAAGGAGCCTGCGTTAATACCGTAGACGCACATTTGCCGGAAGGGATGAGCACGGTAGGGATTGACCTGAAAATAAAACATACGGCGGCGACGCCTGTGGGCATGACCGTCCGGGCCGAAGCAACGCTTACCGGGATTAACGGAAAACGCCTGACCTTCGCGATCAAGGCCTTTGATGATAAAGAGCAAATTGGCGAAGGAAGCCATGAACGGTATATTATTAATGTCGAGAAGTTTCTTCAAAAGGCCGGAGCAAAGAAAAATTAG
- the folP gene encoding dihydropteroate synthase — protein sequence MKLQNRNRPDSGCGRSLPLPCREYSWPDEKALSIRPGKTLVMGILNVTPDSFSDGGRYREMDAALRHMETLIADGAEILDIGAESTRPYGNSREVSAMEEMDRLLPVLEKVLAVSPIPVSVDTYKACVADEALKLGAHMINDVWGLQRDPAMAAVVARHDVPVIVMHNQQEISYGEDLLQDVAGFLARSIEIAVAAGLDRSKVIIDPGIGFAKTTTHNLEIMSRLEELQVLNCPILLGTSRKRFIGEVLDLPVTDRVEGTGATVVLGITKGVQLVRVHDVKEIARMVKMTDAML from the coding sequence ATGAAGTTACAAAACCGCAACCGCCCTGACAGTGGCTGTGGGCGGAGTTTGCCTCTGCCCTGTCGTGAATATAGCTGGCCGGACGAGAAAGCGCTCTCCATCCGGCCAGGTAAGACCCTCGTTATGGGGATTTTAAACGTGACTCCCGATTCATTTTCTGATGGCGGTCGTTACCGGGAAATGGATGCGGCCTTGCGACACATGGAAACGCTCATTGCTGACGGAGCTGAAATTCTTGATATTGGTGCCGAGTCCACTCGGCCCTATGGCAACTCCCGGGAAGTATCGGCCATGGAGGAGATGGACAGGCTATTGCCGGTATTGGAAAAGGTACTGGCTGTTTCGCCCATTCCTGTATCTGTTGATACGTACAAGGCCTGTGTGGCCGACGAAGCGTTAAAGCTGGGAGCCCATATGATCAATGATGTCTGGGGATTGCAACGGGACCCGGCAATGGCTGCGGTGGTGGCTCGTCATGATGTTCCGGTGATTGTGATGCACAATCAGCAGGAAATCAGCTATGGCGAAGATTTGCTGCAGGATGTAGCCGGTTTTCTGGCCCGCAGTATAGAAATTGCCGTAGCGGCAGGGCTGGACCGGAGTAAGGTCATTATAGATCCGGGCATTGGTTTTGCCAAGACGACCACCCATAATTTGGAGATTATGTCCCGGCTGGAAGAACTGCAGGTTCTGAACTGTCCCATCTTGCTGGGAACTTCGCGCAAACGCTTCATAGGGGAAGTACTGGACCTGCCGGTGACCGACCGCGTGGAAGGAACAGGGGCGACAGTCGTGCTGGGTATAACCAAAGGGGTCCAGCTTGTCAGAGTCCACGATGTGAAGGAAATAGCCAGAATGGTGAAAATGACCGATGCTATGTTATGA
- the folB gene encoding dihydroneopterin aldolase, which translates to MNKILLKNMMFYGFHGVHEYEREVGQRFYIDLEITADLSKSSVSDDINDTVDYTQLYSYLKEVIETHRYQLLEALGAHIADTLLERSLISSVSVKIRKPYVPIAGQIDYVQVETKRTKA; encoded by the coding sequence ATGAATAAAATACTGCTGAAAAATATGATGTTTTACGGATTTCATGGTGTCCATGAATATGAGCGTGAAGTGGGGCAGCGTTTTTATATTGATCTGGAAATTACGGCGGATTTGTCAAAATCATCGGTTAGCGATGATATAAATGATACTGTGGATTATACCCAGCTTTACAGTTATTTGAAAGAAGTTATCGAAACACACCGGTATCAACTGCTGGAGGCTTTGGGCGCCCATATTGCCGATACCTTGTTGGAAAGATCGCTGATCAGTAGCGTAAGCGTAAAAATTCGCAAACCCTATGTCCCTATTGCCGGGCAAATTGATTATGTCCAGGTGGAAACCAAAAGGACGAAGGCATGA
- the folK gene encoding 2-amino-4-hydroxy-6-hydroxymethyldihydropteridine diphosphokinase: MILLGLGSNLGDREQYIAAAVRLLAACPSLTVCQTSALYETEPVGVKEQPAFLNAVISIKTTLEPEALLEQCLALESRLGRVRKERWGPRTIDIDLLIYENRICNSPRLRLPHPRLAERKFVLIPLAEVAGDIPVFEGKTAKELLTGQSDDNKVTYYKQLAWKQEG; encoded by the coding sequence ATGATTTTACTTGGTTTGGGCTCCAATCTTGGTGACCGCGAGCAGTATATCGCCGCTGCGGTCCGGCTATTGGCTGCCTGTCCGTCGCTTACCGTGTGTCAGACATCTGCTTTGTATGAAACTGAGCCGGTGGGGGTAAAAGAGCAGCCGGCTTTTCTTAATGCGGTTATTTCGATAAAGACAACGCTTGAACCGGAGGCTTTGCTGGAACAGTGCCTGGCTCTGGAGTCACGGCTGGGACGGGTTCGCAAGGAGCGCTGGGGGCCGCGCACTATTGATATTGACTTGTTGATATATGAAAATCGGATATGCAATTCACCACGGCTGAGACTGCCCCATCCGCGATTGGCGGAGCGGAAGTTCGTATTGATTCCGTTGGCGGAAGTGGCCGGTGATATCCCGGTTTTTGAGGGAAAAACAGCGAAAGAGTTGCTGACAGGGCAGAGTGATGATAATAAAGTCACTTATTATAAGCAGCTTGCTTGGAAACAGGAGGGCTAG
- a CDS encoding MGDG synthase family glycosyltransferase, whose product MPKKRKILFFSAPIGAGHTRAAQAVRTAMLRQDPDAEVKITNIFDFFSPMVGQLILKIYLTILSLFPPAYGLMYRWGNKDVSASLISQIINWFLASRMHRLILDYRPDAIVCTHATPAGLAAYLAKYHGMKVPITAVITDYAVHRLWVYPEMERYFVANSSLCTVLEGFGIERSRVDSVGIPVEQAFGATYSRELVCRQLGLAADKKTLLVMGGGAGVLPMDEIILLCDELEEPLQIMVVTGNNRVMYNKIETLMPSLKCTLRLFGYVNNIHELMGAADLLISKPGGLTASEALCAGLPILVYKPIPGQEEANTAYLIKHGVAVRADSLDEIRTHLLNLLSDTDTLDYMGRQAMALGRPQAADTIAATIFSQVCS is encoded by the coding sequence TTGCCGAAGAAACGAAAAATTTTATTCTTTAGCGCTCCCATTGGAGCAGGACATACCCGGGCGGCACAAGCCGTCCGTACTGCCATGCTTCGGCAGGACCCTGATGCCGAAGTGAAGATCACAAATATTTTTGACTTTTTCAGCCCCATGGTGGGACAATTGATCTTAAAAATCTATCTTACTATTTTATCGCTGTTTCCGCCGGCATATGGTCTTATGTACCGCTGGGGCAACAAGGATGTGTCGGCTTCGCTGATCAGCCAGATTATTAATTGGTTTTTAGCCTCCCGCATGCACCGGCTGATTCTGGATTACCGGCCGGATGCTATTGTCTGTACTCATGCGACGCCTGCCGGGTTAGCAGCTTATCTGGCCAAATACCATGGCATGAAAGTTCCGATTACAGCGGTCATTACTGATTATGCTGTCCACCGGCTTTGGGTGTACCCGGAGATGGAACGCTATTTTGTCGCCAACAGCAGTCTCTGTACGGTGCTGGAAGGTTTTGGTATCGAGCGATCGCGGGTTGACAGTGTTGGTATTCCGGTGGAGCAGGCTTTTGGTGCCACCTACAGCCGTGAACTGGTCTGCCGGCAACTGGGGCTGGCGGCAGATAAGAAAACACTGCTGGTTATGGGAGGCGGCGCCGGTGTGCTTCCCATGGATGAGATTATTTTACTTTGCGATGAGCTGGAAGAGCCTTTGCAGATCATGGTTGTTACCGGCAACAACCGGGTTATGTACAATAAGATCGAGACCTTAATGCCCTCGTTAAAATGTACGCTGCGATTATTTGGTTATGTCAATAATATTCACGAGTTGATGGGAGCCGCCGATTTGTTGATTTCCAAGCCGGGAGGACTGACCGCTTCGGAAGCCCTGTGCGCCGGCTTGCCTATCCTTGTATATAAGCCGATACCGGGTCAGGAGGAAGCCAACACAGCTTATTTGATCAAGCATGGGGTTGCTGTACGTGCCGACTCGCTGGACGAAATACGGACTCATCTGTTGAACCTGCTGAGCGATACCGACACGCTGGACTACATGGGCCGCCAGGCGATGGCATTGGGCAGGCCCCAGGCGGCGGACACTATTGCCGCTACTATTTTTTCCCAAGTTTGCTCTTGA
- the dprA gene encoding DNA-processing protein DprA, translated as MNKLYMAGLQMTPGIGTARLHQLLRFFGSAEQVWQADLKDLCLSRCLDEQTCHIFLEHREKLDIEQLAEAWERASIKLCSLEEPEYPALLACSFRPPQVLFYRGTLPEHDKLIGIVGARRASVYGKNAAEILARDVAAAGFWVISGAARGIDSAAHRGALTAGKTVAVLGCGVDVVYPPENAALLDEIAGAGCVISEYAPGTQPHAAFFPARNRIISGMSRGVVVVEAAEKSGALITADFALEEGRDVFAVPGSIFSAASQGAHRLIKQGAKLVERAADVLEEYGETAERQKPDMPDLTAAEQAVYDSLTYDTLLTVEEIVIKTGMLPSTAAYIVLQLELRGLVAEHAGQRYARAAKEGIR; from the coding sequence ATGAATAAATTATACATGGCGGGATTGCAAATGACTCCGGGGATCGGTACGGCCAGACTGCATCAATTGCTGCGCTTTTTTGGCAGTGCCGAGCAGGTTTGGCAAGCTGATTTAAAGGATTTATGTTTATCCCGGTGTTTGGATGAGCAAACTTGTCATATTTTTCTGGAACACAGGGAAAAGCTAGATATAGAGCAATTGGCTGAAGCGTGGGAGCGGGCTTCTATTAAGCTGTGTTCGCTGGAGGAGCCGGAATACCCCGCTTTGCTCGCCTGTTCATTCAGGCCGCCGCAGGTGCTGTTCTACCGCGGAACGCTGCCGGAGCATGACAAGCTTATCGGTATTGTGGGAGCCCGTCGTGCTTCGGTCTACGGTAAGAATGCGGCGGAAATACTGGCCCGTGATGTGGCTGCTGCCGGTTTCTGGGTGATAAGCGGCGCGGCGCGCGGCATTGATTCGGCCGCTCACCGGGGTGCTTTAACGGCGGGAAAAACGGTAGCCGTGCTGGGTTGTGGCGTCGATGTCGTATATCCGCCGGAAAACGCCGCCTTGTTGGACGAGATTGCCGGAGCCGGCTGTGTTATTTCTGAATATGCGCCGGGGACTCAGCCCCATGCGGCTTTTTTCCCGGCTCGCAACCGGATTATCAGTGGTATGTCGCGCGGTGTGGTGGTTGTGGAGGCGGCGGAAAAAAGCGGCGCCCTGATTACGGCCGACTTTGCCCTGGAAGAAGGGCGCGATGTGTTTGCCGTACCGGGCAGCATTTTTTCGGCCGCTTCGCAGGGAGCACACCGTCTGATTAAACAGGGAGCCAAGCTTGTGGAACGGGCTGCGGATGTTTTGGAAGAGTATGGAGAAACAGCGGAGCGGCAAAAGCCGGACATGCCGGATTTGACGGCGGCGGAACAAGCGGTATATGATAGTCTTACGTATGATACCTTGCTGACTGTTGAGGAAATTGTGATAAAAACAGGGATGTTGCCGTCAACAGCGGCGTATATAGTATTGCAGTTAGAGTTACGTGGTTTGGTGGCCGAGCACGCAGGTCAGCGGTATGCTCGTGCTGCTAAGGAGGGAATTAGGTGA
- the topA gene encoding type I DNA topoisomerase: MTKALVVVESPAKAKTIEKFLGKNYTVRASMGHLRDLPKSQFGIDIEQQFTPKYINIRGKGDLIKSLKEAAKNADKVYLASDPDREGEAIAWHLAHLLHIPADESCRIEFNEITKSAIQNAVKHPRPINLARVDAQQARRHLDRIVGYKLSPLLWRKVRKGLSAGRVQSVAVRMICDREKEIQAFQPEEYWSITAKLRKSARAALFEAQLVAIEGKKAEVNNEEQATAITKDLETAEYTVSAVKRRERRRNPAPPFTTSSLQQDASRKLGFTSRKTMMVAQQLYEGLDVGSRGPVGLISYMRTDSTRIAESAQQEARSYIIEKFGNGYVPEKSPVYSSKKSAQDAHEAVRPTDVLMTPDTIGKYLTKDQLKLYTLIWERFVASQMAAAVYDTLTVDIGAGRYELRATGSQIKFAGFMAVYTEGKEKGEEEKDKEVTLPELEPGQSLKLTKVLPKQHFTEPPPRYTEASLVKILEEKGIGRPSTYAPIIETILGRGYVVRVDKKFEPTELGFVVVDLLKQYFTDIVDVAFTAQMEDSLDEIAEGHGSRVALLEQFYQPFAQTLAHAEEEIGHVELPVEVSDIPCENCGKLMVVKQGRYGNFLACPGFPECRNTKPIIKETGAACPKCGGAVIERRTKRGRVFYGCKNYPQCDFVTWDMPLKENCVVCGSFMTKHKYKNGRVITQCGNESCTTREKVREKTDDKAKPVRDSKKTPAGKAKTETAAGKAKQPVKRRKTSG; the protein is encoded by the coding sequence GTGACAAAGGCGCTGGTTGTAGTAGAATCACCTGCCAAGGCAAAGACAATTGAAAAGTTCTTAGGAAAAAATTACACGGTGCGGGCCTCCATGGGGCATTTGCGCGATTTGCCGAAGAGTCAGTTCGGCATAGATATTGAACAGCAGTTTACGCCTAAATACATCAACATTCGGGGCAAGGGCGATCTGATCAAGAGCCTGAAAGAGGCCGCTAAAAACGCCGACAAGGTATATCTGGCATCTGACCCTGACCGGGAAGGGGAAGCCATTGCCTGGCATTTGGCGCACCTTTTACATATCCCGGCAGATGAAAGCTGCCGTATTGAATTTAATGAAATTACCAAATCGGCTATTCAGAACGCCGTTAAGCATCCCCGGCCGATTAATCTGGCCAGGGTTGACGCTCAACAGGCCAGGCGGCATTTAGACCGGATTGTCGGCTATAAGCTGAGTCCGCTGCTTTGGCGCAAGGTAAGGAAGGGTTTAAGCGCCGGACGGGTGCAATCGGTGGCCGTCCGGATGATTTGTGACAGGGAAAAGGAAATTCAGGCCTTCCAGCCAGAAGAATATTGGTCGATTACGGCTAAACTGAGAAAATCCGCTAGGGCAGCCTTGTTTGAGGCGCAACTGGTGGCGATTGAAGGAAAGAAAGCCGAAGTTAACAATGAGGAACAGGCAACGGCGATCACCAAAGATCTGGAGACGGCAGAATATACCGTCAGCGCTGTAAAGCGGCGGGAACGCCGGCGCAATCCGGCGCCGCCCTTTACCACCAGCAGCTTGCAGCAGGATGCCTCCCGAAAGCTGGGCTTCACTTCCCGGAAAACCATGATGGTGGCTCAGCAGCTATATGAAGGTCTGGATGTAGGCAGCCGGGGGCCGGTCGGTCTGATTTCTTACATGCGTACCGACTCCACCCGGATCGCCGAATCGGCGCAACAGGAGGCCCGCAGCTATATTATTGAGAAGTTCGGCAACGGCTATGTACCGGAGAAAAGTCCGGTCTACAGCAGCAAAAAAAGCGCACAGGATGCCCACGAAGCTGTGCGTCCTACCGATGTGCTCATGACGCCCGACACGATCGGCAAGTACCTGACCAAAGACCAGTTGAAGCTGTATACGCTGATCTGGGAGCGGTTTGTGGCCAGCCAGATGGCGGCTGCCGTCTATGACACGTTGACAGTAGACATCGGTGCCGGCCGCTACGAACTCCGGGCAACCGGTTCACAGATAAAATTTGCCGGCTTTATGGCTGTTTATACCGAGGGAAAAGAAAAGGGCGAGGAAGAAAAGGACAAGGAAGTGACACTGCCGGAACTCGAGCCCGGTCAGTCGCTCAAATTGACGAAAGTTTTGCCGAAACAGCATTTTACCGAACCGCCGCCCCGTTATACTGAGGCTTCGCTGGTGAAAATACTGGAAGAAAAGGGAATTGGGCGACCCAGTACCTATGCGCCCATTATCGAAACCATTCTGGGGCGCGGTTACGTGGTGCGGGTGGATAAAAAATTTGAACCTACCGAGCTGGGCTTTGTGGTAGTGGATTTATTAAAACAGTATTTTACCGATATTGTTGACGTGGCCTTTACCGCCCAAATGGAGGACAGCCTGGACGAAATTGCCGAAGGACACGGGTCCCGCGTTGCCTTGCTGGAACAATTCTACCAGCCTTTTGCCCAGACGCTGGCTCATGCCGAAGAAGAAATCGGTCATGTGGAACTGCCGGTAGAGGTGTCCGATATCCCTTGCGAGAACTGTGGCAAGCTGATGGTAGTCAAACAGGGACGGTATGGTAATTTTCTGGCTTGTCCAGGTTTTCCCGAGTGCCGGAACACCAAGCCGATCATTAAAGAGACAGGAGCAGCCTGCCCGAAATGCGGCGGCGCCGTTATTGAACGCCGGACCAAGCGTGGCAGAGTGTTCTATGGCTGTAAAAATTATCCGCAATGTGACTTTGTTACCTGGGATATGCCGTTAAAAGAGAATTGCGTCGTATGCGGCAGCTTTATGACCAAGCATAAATATAAAAACGGACGGGTTATAACCCAATGCGGCAATGAAAGCTGTACTACCCGTGAAAAGGTCCGGGAAAAAACGGACGACAAGGCTAAGCCGGTCCGGGACAGTAAAAAAACGCCGGCGGGCAAGGCAAAAACGGAGACAGCGGCCGGCAAGGCGAAGCAGCCGGTCAAACGGAGGAAAACAAGTGGCTAA
- the trmFO gene encoding methylenetetrahydrofolate--tRNA-(uracil(54)-C(5))-methyltransferase (FADH(2)-oxidizing) TrmFO yields MAKVTVIGAGLAGSEAAWQVAQRGIQVDLYEMRPKVMTPAHHTENFAELVCSNSLRAAAVENAVGLLKEEMRQLDSLVMQAADATRVPAGGALAVDRDAFSRQITAAVKNHPNITVFNEEVTELVQHQTDVLVVASGPLTSPRLSDSVKKLTGTDYLYFYDAAAPIVTLESLDMEKIYRASRYGKGDEDYLNCPMNREEYEVFWQELTQAETAAIKEFEKAIFFEGCMPVEEMARRGIDTLRYGPLKPVGLENPAGGERPYAVVQLRQDNFAATLFNIVGFQTHLKWPEQQRVFRLIPGLEQAEFVRFGVMHRNTFINSPNVLQPTLQMKEHPAILFAGQITGVEGYIESASSGLVAGLNAARLAVGAEPLVLPAQTAHGALCRYITQAAAKNFQPMNVNFGLLPPLERKIRDKKMKNGMIADRALESLREFKENFEN; encoded by the coding sequence GTGGCTAAAGTAACGGTTATTGGCGCCGGACTGGCGGGCAGTGAGGCTGCCTGGCAGGTGGCGCAAAGAGGAATACAGGTTGATTTATATGAGATGCGTCCCAAAGTGATGACGCCGGCCCATCACACGGAAAATTTCGCGGAATTGGTATGCAGCAACTCGCTGCGGGCAGCGGCGGTTGAAAATGCCGTAGGACTGTTAAAGGAAGAAATGCGTCAGTTAGATTCGCTGGTAATGCAAGCCGCTGACGCCACCCGGGTGCCGGCCGGCGGCGCGCTGGCCGTTGACCGGGATGCTTTCAGCCGTCAAATCACCGCTGCGGTGAAAAACCATCCGAATATAACGGTTTTTAATGAAGAGGTGACGGAGCTGGTTCAGCATCAGACTGATGTTCTGGTAGTCGCCAGTGGGCCATTGACTTCGCCGCGGTTGTCGGATTCGGTTAAAAAGCTGACCGGTACCGATTATTTGTATTTTTATGATGCGGCAGCGCCGATTGTTACCCTGGAATCGCTCGATATGGAGAAGATTTACCGCGCTTCCCGTTACGGCAAGGGGGATGAAGATTATCTCAACTGCCCGATGAACCGGGAGGAATATGAAGTCTTCTGGCAGGAGCTAACCCAGGCTGAAACAGCGGCCATCAAGGAGTTTGAGAAAGCCATTTTCTTTGAAGGCTGCATGCCGGTGGAGGAGATGGCCAGAAGAGGGATTGACACTCTGCGGTATGGTCCATTAAAGCCGGTAGGACTTGAGAATCCCGCCGGCGGCGAACGCCCCTATGCAGTGGTTCAGTTGCGGCAGGATAATTTTGCCGCAACCTTGTTTAATATTGTCGGTTTCCAGACTCATCTCAAGTGGCCTGAACAGCAACGGGTGTTCCGGTTGATACCGGGGCTGGAACAGGCTGAATTTGTCCGTTTTGGCGTTATGCACCGCAATACCTTCATTAACTCGCCCAATGTACTACAGCCGACTTTGCAAATGAAAGAGCATCCCGCTATCCTGTTTGCCGGCCAGATTACCGGCGTCGAAGGCTACATCGAATCAGCCTCGTCCGGATTGGTGGCCGGACTAAATGCCGCACGTCTGGCTGTGGGCGCCGAGCCGCTGGTACTGCCGGCTCAGACGGCACATGGAGCGCTTTGCCGCTATATTACACAAGCGGCAGCCAAGAATTTTCAGCCTATGAATGTTAATTTTGGTCTATTACCGCCTCTGGAGCGTAAAATTAGAGATAAGAAAATGAAAAACGGTATGATTGCGGATAGAGCTTTGGAAAGTTTACGGGAATTTAAAGAAAACTTTGAAAATTAA
- the xerC gene encoding tyrosine recombinase XerC has protein sequence MDMITEQLQYFIRYLQIEKNASQHTVISYRADLELFIDFARSQGVVEAFFENITSSLIRSYLAAMKKHGYARTTIARRIAVLRSFFRFLCREEIIEGNPFSAIHTPKLEKRLPSFLDTLEITELLQLPAKDRTGYRDAAILEVLYASGLRVGELVGLSLKDIDAVSGYILVYGKGAKERIVPVGKTALAALKTYLEHSRPFFYAKCRTGAHQALFVNSKGGPLTDRSVRRIVANYVEQLALKKKVSPHTLRHTFATHLLNNGADLRSVQEMLGHVNLSTTQLYTHVTKERLKSVYRNAHPRA, from the coding sequence ATGGATATGATAACAGAGCAACTTCAATACTTTATTCGTTATTTACAGATAGAGAAAAATGCCTCACAGCACACTGTAATCAGTTATCGTGCAGACCTTGAGCTGTTCATTGATTTTGCGCGGTCACAGGGTGTTGTTGAGGCTTTTTTTGAGAATATTACTTCCTCCCTAATCAGGTCTTATCTGGCCGCTATGAAAAAGCATGGCTATGCAAGAACGACGATTGCCCGGCGGATTGCCGTACTGCGTTCTTTCTTTCGCTTTTTATGCCGGGAGGAGATCATTGAGGGCAACCCATTTTCAGCTATTCACACGCCTAAACTGGAAAAAAGGCTGCCGTCTTTTCTGGATACTCTGGAGATTACGGAGTTGCTGCAACTGCCCGCTAAAGACCGCACCGGCTACCGGGATGCCGCCATTTTGGAAGTGTTGTACGCTTCGGGGCTGCGGGTCGGTGAATTAGTCGGTTTATCGCTTAAGGACATTGATGCGGTGTCCGGTTATATCCTGGTCTACGGCAAAGGCGCCAAGGAAAGGATTGTGCCTGTGGGTAAAACGGCGCTGGCCGCGCTTAAAACCTACCTGGAACACTCCCGTCCTTTTTTCTATGCCAAATGCCGGACCGGGGCCCATCAGGCACTGTTTGTCAATAGTAAGGGAGGCCCGTTGACTGATCGCAGCGTACGGCGGATTGTCGCTAACTATGTAGAACAACTGGCCCTTAAAAAGAAGGTAAGCCCTCATACACTGCGCCACACCTTTGCAACACACCTGCTGAATAATGGAGCCGATTTGCGTTCGGTGCAGGAAATGCTGGGCCATGTAAATCTTTCGACTACGCAGCTCTATACGCATGTGACCAAAGAAAGGCTTAAGTCGGTATACCGGAACGCACATCCCCGGGCTTAA